The DNA segment AGCCCAGGCTATGATCTTCCATAGTGGAACGAGCAATATCCTTCCCAAAAACAGCATTATGACCCAAATAAAGCCAAGTAGCAGCTTAATTCCTTTCAATAACGATATTATCGGCGCTACAACAAAAATTCTGAATATCCTCACCGATATAAGATAAATCTTTTTAACTATCCCCATTAACATTACCACAAAACGCGCTGTTATAACACTTAAGAACAAAAAATAAATCCAAACGCCTATAAATAATCCAAAAAAAACATAGAAACGCAGTTCACCCTGGTTACTATGATAAAGCATGCGGAATACGAACAATGAAGCTGCGACCCAATAGACCAAATCAAGAGCGTGTACACTCCAGCGGGGGAAACGAAGCTGTCCCGATACGACCCGATAGCTGTCAAAGGCGATCCCTAAAATTCCCCCGGACGCAGCCATCCACAGGAGCGTCGCCCATTGAATCTCCAAATTCATCGAAACAGCTTACCGAGCAGCCCTTTGCCGCCGGATTGGGAGCCGGGATCGAGGTAAGACAACGAGTTGACAAGACCCTCGATACTGACGAGTCCCTGCTCCAAATTTAAATTTTTGATATGTAAGTTCTGGCCACGAATCGTTAAATGACCCAGCTCTGTCTGAAGCAAGAACTCCTCGCTATCGAAGCTCTCCACATTGAGAACACCTGTAATTTCAAGCAGCTTCCGCTGGAATAGTCGAATTTCCTGATGCTTCCCTTTACTGAGATCCACCATGGCATGTACCCCCTCCTTCTTACAGATAGCTTATGGAGGGTGCTATAGGTTTAGAACTGTAATTCAACTAAAAAACGGCGCCGCGATGGCGCCGTAATTTGTTCGCTAAATGCTAATTGTTCATAGAAAGTTGTCCTTCGGAATCGGTTCTTCCTTCACCAACGTATACAGCGTGGAGGCCTCCTCCTTACGAGTGGTCTCCGCCAGTCGTTCGACACGCACGGTTACCAGCTTTTGGCCAAATTGAATCGTAATTTCGTCCCCAACCTTCACAGAGGTGCTTGGCTTGGACTCACGTCCATTAATAAGAACCCGACCCTGCTCAGAGACGTCCTTAGCCACCGTACGGCGTTTGATCAACCGCGACACTTTCAGGAACTTATCAAGACGCATTATTTTACAGCTTCTTTAAGTTTGTTGCCCGCCTTAAAAGCTGGAACATTAGATGCGGGAATTTCGATCGTTTTACCAGTTTGCGGATTGCGGCCCGTGCGGCCGGAACGTTTACGAGTCTCGAACGTGCCAAAGCCGATCAATTGCACTTTGTCTCCGCTAGCGAGAGCTTCGGTAATTTCACCCAGAAAACCATTCAATACAGACTCAACGTCTTTTTTAGTCAAGCCGCTTTTGCTGGAAATGTTGTTGATCAGATCTGTTTTGTTCATCAATAATGCCTCCCAATAATTAAAGAAATGATGATATACGGCAGTACAATGGAGAGCAATTACTCCGATAAGTCGCCATACCTTTGTAAGAGTATTCTTGCTTAACTTTAAAAATCCTGCCCGAAATCGATAATTTTTTTTGTTTTTATCCCAAAAGGTATCGCTATTTAGCCAAAAACTCCATTTTACGACTGTCGCTCAAGCTCTTTGGCCTCATCCCAGTACTTATCCATTTCAACAAGAGAGCTCGTGGCCAGCGTCTTTCCTGCCGCCTTAAGCTGTTGCTCGACATGCTGGAAGCGTCGGACGAACTTACGGATTGTCAAAGAAAGTGCCTCTTCGGGATCGGCACCGATGAAGCGTGCCGCATTAACTACAGAGAAAAGCACATCGCCCAGCTCAAGTGTTTGCTCATCTACGGCCTCGCCTTGCTGAACCGATGCCTTAAGCTCGGCCAGCTCTTCCTCGATTTTAGCCCATACTCCAGAGATATCCTCCCAATCGAATCCGGCCTTAGCCGCCTTTTTTTGGATTTTATACGCCTTCAGCAAGGCAGGCAAATCGCGAGGCACGCCGCTAAGCGCAGATTGCTTTTCCGGTTCAATCCCTTTGCTGCGCTTCTCCTCTGCCTTCATGGCCTCCCAATTGCCCAGCGCTGTCTCCGCGTCTTCAGCGCTCAACTCTCCAAAAACATGAGGATGGCGGAAAATCAGCTTCTCATTTAATGTCTGGATTACATCATAGGCGGTAAAGGTTCCCGTCTCTTCCTCCATCTGCGAATGGAGCATGACCTGGAGGAGTAAATCACCGAGCTCCTCGCGCATATGATCCGGATCGTCATCATCGATTGTTTCGAGTACCTCGTACGTCTCTTCGATGAGATTTTTGCGGATGGACTGATGCGTTTGCTCCCGATCCCAGGGACAGCCTTCCGGACTCCTAAGAATCGCAACGATCTCGTGCAGCCGCTGGAAGCTTCGATTGCGCAAATGATCATCCTGGCTCGCCGGTATATAGATCAGCGATAAATTACCATACCCGGATACA comes from the Paenibacillus lentus genome and includes:
- the yabQ gene encoding spore cortex biosynthesis protein YabQ, whose translation is MNLEIQWATLLWMAASGGILGIAFDSYRVVSGQLRFPRWSVHALDLVYWVAASLFVFRMLYHSNQGELRFYVFFGLFIGVWIYFLFLSVITARFVVMLMGIVKKIYLISVRIFRIFVVAPIISLLKGIKLLLGFIWVIMLFLGRILLVPLWKIIAWAISPLVRKLRIADGARSARERITALWKRWFGKN
- the yabP gene encoding sporulation protein YabP translates to MVDLSKGKHQEIRLFQRKLLEITGVLNVESFDSEEFLLQTELGHLTIRGQNLHIKNLNLEQGLVSIEGLVNSLSYLDPGSQSGGKGLLGKLFR
- a CDS encoding RNA-binding S4 domain-containing protein; the encoded protein is MRLDKFLKVSRLIKRRTVAKDVSEQGRVLINGRESKPSTSVKVGDEITIQFGQKLVTVRVERLAETTRKEEASTLYTLVKEEPIPKDNFL
- a CDS encoding HU family DNA-binding protein; translated protein: MNKTDLINNISSKSGLTKKDVESVLNGFLGEITEALASGDKVQLIGFGTFETRKRSGRTGRNPQTGKTIEIPASNVPAFKAGNKLKEAVK
- the mazG gene encoding nucleoside triphosphate pyrophosphohydrolase translates to MSKAIIVVGLGSGDPDQLTLGIVKQLKTATERYVRTKDHPVVSWIEAEEGIEFQSFDSVYEELDDFPSVYEEIAARLIARAQSGADGTAILYAVPGHPMVAEATVQILRRRCPEEGIELQVRGGESFLDEAFVRLGFDPIEGFQLFDASDVGSMTFDPRMHTLIGQVYDIFTASDVKLSLMEMYPDDYEVVACHALGVEGQEQILRVPLHELDRVSGYGNLSLIYIPASQDDHLRNRSFQRLHEIVAILRSPEGCPWDREQTHQSIRKNLIEETYEVLETIDDDDPDHMREELGDLLLQVMLHSQMEEETGTFTAYDVIQTLNEKLIFRHPHVFGELSAEDAETALGNWEAMKAEEKRSKGIEPEKQSALSGVPRDLPALLKAYKIQKKAAKAGFDWEDISGVWAKIEEELAELKASVQQGEAVDEQTLELGDVLFSVVNAARFIGADPEEALSLTIRKFVRRFQHVEQQLKAAGKTLATSSLVEMDKYWDEAKELERQS